In the genome of Yarrowia lipolytica chromosome 1B, complete sequence, the window GCACAGCATCATAATGGCGTTCTCGATTCGAGTGACAATATTCTCAAAGTACACACCAAGTTCGGACTCGGGAGTAGGGGCAATGTGCTGGATAGCGTGCCGCTgaatgtccttgagagacACGGGTCGAGACTGGCCATTGAATCGAGCACACATGTGCTCGAGCCGCAGCGcaatctccagcacctGAGATAGCAGGTCACTAGTGAAGCCGccagccttcttcttggggtgAAGAAGATCCTCCTGCATGCCGTGACGAGAAGCCAGAGGGGCAGAGTAGACGAGCGACAGAAACTCCGGGTTTTCGAGGCCCTTGAGTTTGAGCTCtccaatctccttgacaaTCCATCCAAGAGAGTCCAGCATGTCCAAGTTCTGGGTGATCGCCTGGCCAGTGATCTCATCATTAAAGGCCTCGCCCAGAGAGATATTCTCTGCGTTCATCTTTTCCCGCAGACTCTGAagcttcttgaccttggaaaTGAAGTCAGCAGAGACGGTAATCTGGCCTCCATCGGCGACGGCAGACACTCGGGCTGCCCGGTTGACCATGGGACCAAAGTAGTCCATTCGACGGGTAATGGGATCAGGCTCACATACAGGAGAACCCCAATGAATACCCATTCGAACAGACAGACCTCGGAAAACAACATTTCCTTCGTCATCTCGGACCTCGTAGCCCTCCTCTGATTCCAGAATCTCCGCAGGCCAGTCAGCggccagaagctgctgctggacagAGAAACACCACAGGAGAGCAGATGTGGGCGTCGTGAATGACACCATGAATGCATCTCCTTCCGTCTTGACCTCGTAACCCCGCAGAATTCGCAGCTGACGTCGCATGATCGCGTTATGAATTTTAATGGCTGATCTCATGGCAATGGGATACGTCTCCCATAGCAGAGTGGAGTTCTTGATATCCGTGAAAACCATGGCCATCTCTCCTTCAGGCGGATCGACTTCAGAGCCTAGACGAGCGAGATTCGAGTCCtcaggaagaagagactTGTCCCGTCGTTTTCGGTATGGCTGGAACAGCTCGTCTTCACCAACAGGAGGCAGACCGGAGATTAGGTTGGATTGGTTGGCTGTTCGTCGCTTCACTCCAATACCCAGCACCATCACCATGAGCTTGTCTGATGCGCCGTACGAGATGGCAAAGTCTCGCAGCTTAGCCGCAGCAAGCATGGGGTCCTGAGACTCTGTTCGAGCAATGTCGACGGCCGTCTCGTAGCTCATCACCTCCCACAGCTGCTTGGATCCGATAATCAGCAGCTCATCGGAATCGTTGAGCTCCATTGACACGATATCGGGCCGAGCCTGGATGTGGGGGATGAGATTGTAGAATCCAAAGGCTCGAGACACATCGCAGACACCGTCCAGCTTACCGTGAGCGGAAATGAATCCTCCTCCGGCTCGAACTCGGCCAAGCTCCTCGGGCTCGGTGGGGTCGTGTCGGGTGGTAAGCAGACGATGCTCTCCAGTGCCCTTAGACAGAATGCACATGGAGTCACCAACGTTGGCCACGTACAATTTGTTGTCGGAAATGTAGCAAACTGTGGCACAGGAGCCGGTGAGGCCATCCTGCTTGTTGAGGTGCGTGGTGGTACTACTTCGATGAGCAGTGTGCGACTCCACCGTGGTCAGAGCAGCGGCACCAATGTCTCTGTTGGCAGCCAGGAAAGACCGCTTGAGAGCATCTTCAATGGTGTCGTCGTCACgcatcttcttgagctcatccTGGAGCAGGGCACCAAACATCTCTTGTAGCAACTTGGCAACCTTGTTGCCGGCCCGAGGGTTGATCTCGTTACGTCCATCAAACataccaacaacaacctcaTTCTCATTGCCCCGGAAACGCTCCACAACCATGTCGATAATGGACAGGTTCTCGTGTTGGCCTAGAGAGTCAGCCATGCCATAGGgcatgttgttgagctcggaTCCGTACGTACGAACTCGACAGTTCTCCGTCTGATCAGGAACCGAGGGGGTGGTCAGGGTGACATCCATCAGACCGAGGACTCGGAGCTGAGAGAGAACGGTGAAATCAGAAAGATTCTTCTGTTCCGTCCCATCGCCATGCCGCATTAGGTTGTTGGCAGCAGACTTGATTTCCAGTCGCTTGTTGCCGCTGAAAGAGAGGTACTTGAGATCCAAATTCCAGTTCCAGTTCCAGTCATAAGGCCAGTTGGAAATATTGTACTTGAGCTGGTTGGACGAGACATCAAGCACAGTCAGATGCAGAATCTTACCCAGCTCGGCTGGCAGAGAGTGCAGCTTGTTGCCGTTGACATGGAGAGTTCGAAGAGTCTTGATGTTCTCGAAATCGTCAGCGGGAAGAGATGTCAGGTTGTTTCCAGACAGATACAGCTCTGTGAGCCGGTTGAGACGTCTGAGGGCTCCATAGGGAATATCCATCAGCTCGTTGTAACTCAAGTTGAGCACCTGCAACGAAGTCAACAGTGATAGCTCCTCAAAGCACTCGTCATTGAGCCGGTTGTCAGCCAGAGACAGAATCAACAGAGAGTTGGCGAGTGTAGTACGAGACGACACAGGAGCATCACGTGCAAAGGTCATGGGAGAAGTACTCATCTTGGGGCTGTTGTACGCCAGACTACCTCGTCTGCTGGTCTCCCCGGGGCTCAACGTCGAGGTGATGCTGAAGGCCGAAGGACGTCGGATTCGCATCTCGTAGTTGCTGTCGAACTCGCTCTCCAAGTTTCGGTGGAAAGCATCGCCTGAGGACACACTGGACACGTGGAATTTGTGCTTGGGGAACGAGTCGAGCAGATTGGATGACACGTTGAGAGTCGACAGGACGTTGAGGTTCCAAATCTCGTCGGGCAGCTTTCGCAAGTTGTTACTGTGCAGATCGAGGAACTGCAGAGTGGTCAGCTGGCCGATAGAAGAAGGAAGCACACTCAGATTGTTACCGACAGCGGACAGGTAGATCAGCTTTCGCAGAGAACCAAGAGAAGAGGGCAGAGATACGAAATGGTTTTTGTCCAGcaccagcttctcgaggtTAGGAAGTCGATCGAAGAAGTTTTCCGGCAGTGTAGacagcttggccttggagaGATGCAACACGGTCAAAGTATGAAGGACATTGGACACATTGACCTCGGTGAAGGGGTTTCTGTCAAAGTAGAGACACTGCAGCGACTCGAAGTTGTGCTCGTAAGATGTAATCTGGTTCTTGGAAGCATAGAGCACTtccagaagaggcagagaTGATAGAGCATCAACGTTGTTGAGCCGGTTGTATCGAACATCCAGTTCCTTCAGTTGCACCAGATTCTTGATGTCGTTGGGCAGCTTGCTGATGTAGTTGTTGTTCAGCACCAGTCGCTCCAAGTTGACCAGCTTGGAAATGCTGGCAGGAACACTGGACAGTCGGTTGAACGAGAGATCCAGCTCAATCAGGTTGGACAGGTTGCAAACGGCCATGGGGAAGTCCGTCACATTGTTGTTAGACAGAGACAGCCGTCGCAACTGC includes:
- a CDS encoding uncharacterized protein (Compare to YALI0B18759g, similar to Saccharomyces cerevisiae CYR1 (YJL005W); ancestral locus Anc_5.206, weakly similar to uniprot|P08678 Saccharomyces cerevisiae YJL005w CYR1 adenylate cyclase), which codes for MDPLDIGNSQPREGWNRLNAFSNDGVSPTSNSYDHDELPPSPTSRTAFTGIDPDYEFAPKWEPGHGNNNSSIDDPLYSTLDPHARANASLTRSAPGPPPPGQRPPPERPTVITPVGTHTPSAGGSRAVTPISTNVDRRPSYASQGTTGSTGSKKSIPQKVMDLFVSDDTSADSDGQSSSSKKHHKVKLPRPSKSMFFFKKHDDDDSRSEHSRERTERTSHPGDGHQLRAARSFNKPDHGIFHKAATSNHFDDSNSIHRATSHSTLPSGDEDDTLIALAHKAKKSSKNIIGKVFHHKDKKKKSHTFDGPINPLESHAQPFRNASVASVPEPHAPKQQPTMRSASTVSHLDPHRNSSTSSRDHMASSSRDHTASSSREQVLNMISKRPSLANANFYNLDTDLDSMAGIVEDGGASSSANSSALPRHASTGSAAADSIPGMPVLPGGSISGPMGGPMVGDRSSVSTNNNTNNANNANNSNHNSVSGVASPTPVVNTANASGTTAAPVIGVGTDLSFIGNDDTAPQTNAGQWSAPESWAVADTGPGGGSKLEPEEIVETYADPTREQYGLETNVSTHIPGKPPINYFVRIFRQDDSFGTIVCPLETTVSELIQILGKKFFLPSVKGYQLCVRIGGLTRVLDLLEKPLLYQKILLEFMGYTEKDRLVEVGREDLSYLCRFLFLPSSIQTFTPEEEAIMSRDYVHADLQNLELQTIPIIFYQFSNEIEYLDVSNNPSISIPLDFIQSCINLKNLRFSGNRSRFFPVNISHAVFLEYLDMSRNMIKDVAQIRFERMSALTTLDLSCNQLTRINNNVALLKQLRRLSLSNNNVTDFPMAVCNLSNLIELDLSFNRLSSVPASISKLVNLERLVLNNNYISKLPNDIKNLVQLKELDVRYNRLNNVDALSSLPLLEVLYASKNQITSYEHNFESLQCLYFDRNPFTEVNVSNVLHTLTVLHLSKAKLSTLPENFFDRLPNLEKLVLDKNHFVSLPSSLGSLRKLIYLSAVGNNLSVLPSSIGQLTTLQFLDLHSNNLRKLPDEIWNLNVLSTLNVSSNLLDSFPKHKFHVSSVSSGDAFHRNLESEFDSNYEMRIRRPSAFSITSTLSPGETSRRGSLAYNSPKMSTSPMTFARDAPVSSRTTLANSLLILSLADNRLNDECFEELSLLTSLQVLNLSYNELMDIPYGALRRLNRLTELYLSGNNLTSLPADDFENIKTLRTLHVNGNKLHSLPAELGKILHLTVLDVSSNQLKYNISNWPYDWNWNWNLDLKYLSFSGNKRLEIKSAANNLMRHGDGTEQKNLSDFTVLSQLRVLGLMDVTLTTPSVPDQTENCRVRTYGSELNNMPYGMADSLGQHENLSIIDMVVERFRGNENEVVVGMFDGRNEINPRAGNKVAKLLQEMFGALLQDELKKMRDDDTIEDALKRSFLAANRDIGAAALTTVESHTAHRSSTTTHLNKQDGLTGSCATVCYISDNKLYVANVGDSMCILSKGTGEHRLLTTRHDPTEPEELGRVRAGGGFISAHGKLDGVCDVSRAFGFYNLIPHIQARPDIVSMELNDSDELLIIGSKQLWEVMSYETAVDIARTESQDPMLAAAKLRDFAISYGASDKLMVMVLGIGVKRRTANQSNLISGLPPVGEDELFQPYRKRRDKSLLPEDSNLARLGSEVDPPEGEMAMVFTDIKNSTLLWETYPIAMRSAIKIHNAIMRRQLRILRGYEVKTEGDAFMVSFTTPTSALLWCFSVQQQLLAADWPAEILESEEGYEVRDDEGNVVFRGLSVRMGIHWGSPVCEPDPITRRMDYFGPMVNRAARVSAVADGGQITVSADFISKVKKLQSLREKMNAENISLGEAFNDEITGQAITQNLDMLDSLGWIVKEIGELKLKGLENPEFLSLVYSAPLASRHGMQEDLLHPKKKAGGFTSDLLSQVLEIALRLEHMCARFNGQSRPVSLKDIQRHAIQHIAPTPESELGVYFENIVTRIENAIMMLCMRHTVARAGGFDPINIDNVNTSASTHGVEIGQLLDAVAQLTGIRYVPEGQQYHERQPEMESSVQVEEIN